The following proteins are co-located in the Syngnathus scovelli strain Florida chromosome 5, RoL_Ssco_1.2, whole genome shotgun sequence genome:
- the LOC125968557 gene encoding zinc finger and BTB domain-containing protein 5 gives MDFPSHFEQIFQQLNYQRLHGQLCDCVIVVGSRHFKAHRSVLAACSTHFRALFTVAEGDASMNMIQLDSEVVTAEAFAALVDMMYTSTLMLGESNVMDILLAASHLHLNNVVKACKHYLTTRTLPMSPSCDRPPPHHQQEQQRHRQQVADLGNPPLATNANLAANAATSKLQRSFLLQQLGLSLVSSALGGIEEDRVGGRVVEQRASFPMRRFHKRKASPGLTEERPRQRQRPSAPNLGLLSEEGAIADREEGGLLSPDSHKMGDDSKLEAGMLCAPQDDPQMPSQSDSGRCVGNDMGMMQGGVGKEEDVEDGDHQSNRVKIKSGSEGEEEEAEQKVLVKQEPLSSPEPADEISDVTSQAEGSDPAEPVSQEEEEKVELSPESSDRSFTSEPQPSSNSLLQSGSQLLLKSGMGRGRGGFGCSNSLNSKPDFNISNFLGQKNFGSGGLMGGEDDLPNTTTGDTVAHNFLLRQEASGPSGSAPSSLLQSSPLSSEGCTPFGNNIEADSLFLRPLHDGYGNPRGGGGSEGRGVDPYGLDFQRSSLGLHSLGRPTRSASGATPTVLGYPGYRRIAPKEGGALQDPASSSSSLASPMLLNESSGYNMASGRPTSLPPQLTRASADVLSKCKKALSEHNVLVVEGARKYACKICCKTFLTLTDCKKHIRVHTGEKPYACLKCGKRFSQSSHLYKHSKTTCLRWQNSNMANALI, from the exons ATGGACTTCCCAAGCCACTTTGAGCAGATCTTCCAGCAGCTCAACTATCAGAGGCTGCATGGTCAGCTGTGCGATTGTGTCATTGTGGTGGGCAGCCGACATTTCAAGGCCCATCGCTCCGTGCTGGCGGCCTGCAGTACCCACTTTCGAGCATTGTTCACGGTTGCAGAGGGAGATGCCAGCATGAATATGATCCAGCTGGACAGCGAG gTGGTGACCGCAGAAGCATTTGCGGCCCTGGTGGACATGATGTACACGTCCACCCTAATGCTCGGCGAGAGCAACGTGATGGACATCCTGCTCGCCGCCTCCCATCTGCACCTCAACAATGTGGTCAAAGCCTGCAAACACTACCTGACCACGCGAACCCTACCCATGTCCCCGTCATGTGACAGACCCCCGCCTCACCACCAACAGGAGCAGCAGAGGCACAGGCAGCAGGTAGCAGACTTGGGGAACCCCCCTCTAGCCACCAATGCTAACCTGGCCGCAAATGCCGCCACCTCAAAGTTGCAGCGCTCCTTCTTGCTGCAGCAGCTCGGCCTCAGCTTGGTGAGTTCCGCTTTAGGCGGGATTGAGGAAGACAGGGTGGGCGGCAGAGTGGTGGAGCAAAGAGCCTCATTTCCTATGCGTCGCTTCCATAAGCGCAAAGCCTCACCGGGCCTAACAGAGGAGAGGCCCAGACAGAGGCAGCGCCCCTCCGCCCCAAACTTGGGGTTACTTTCGGAAGAGGGCGCGATCGCGGACCGAGAGGAAGGAGGACTTCTCTCGCCAGATTCCCACAAGATGGGGGATGACTCCAAACTGGAAGCAGGCATGCTGTGTGCTCCACAGGATGATCCTCAGATGCCGAGCCAGTCAGATAGTGGGCGCTGTGTGGGGAACGACATGGGGATGATGCAAGGAGGAGTGGGCAAGGAGGAGGATGTAGAGGATGGGGACCACCAGAGCAATAGGGTGAAGATCAAATCAGGGAgcgagggggaggaggaagaggcagaACAGAAG GTGCTCGTCAAACAAGAGCCGCTGAGCTCACCCGAGCCCGCAGACGAAATTAGTGACGTGACATCACAGGCGGAGGGCAGTGACCCGGCCGAGCCAGTGAgccaggaggaagaggagaaggtgGAGCTGAGTCCCGAGAGCAGCGACCGCAGCTTCACCTCAGAACCGCAACCCAGCTCCAACTCGCTTCTGCAGTCCGGGTCCCAACTTCTCCTCAAGAGCGGCATGGGAAGAGGCAGGGGAGGTTTTGGGTGTAGTAACTCGCTGAACAGCAAACCTGATTTCAACATTTCCAACTTCCTCGGCCAAAAGAATTTTGGGAGCGGTGGTTTGATGGGTGGAGAGGATGACCTTCCCAACACCACCACTGGTGATACTGTTGCTCATAACTTCCTGTTGAGACAGGAGGCTTCTGGACCGTCTGGTTCTGCCCCGTCCTCTTTGCTACagtccagcccactcagcagtgaAGGTTGCACTCCTTTTGGAAACAACATAGAGGCCGATTCCCTTTTCCTTCGCCCTCTACACGATGGTTATGGGAACCCAAGAGGAGGTGGGGGCAGTGAAGGGCGCGGTGTTGATCCTTATGGTTTGGATTTCCAGCGCTCCAGTCTGGGGCTGCACTCCCTGGGGCGACCAACACGAAGTGCTAGTGGAGCCACCCCCACCGTTCTGGGTTATCCCGGCTACAGGCGCATCGCCCCAAAGGAGGGCGGCGCCCTCCAGGATcccgcctcctcctcgtccaGCCTGGCGAGCCCCATGCTCCTTAACGAGAGTTCAGGCTACAACATGGCTAGCGGCAGgcccacctccctccctcctcagcTGACACGTGCCTCGGCAGACGTGCTATCCAAGTGCAAGAAGGCTTTGTCGGAACACAACGTCTTGGTGGTGGAGGGCGCCCGCAAATACGCCTGCAAGATCTGCTGCAAAACCTTCCTGACACTGACCGACTGCAAGAAACACATCCGAGTCCACACGGGAGAGAAACCCTACGCGTGCCTCAAGTGCGGCAAGCGTTTCAGCCAATCGTCACACCTCTACAAGCATTCCAAGACCACATGTCTTCGATGGCAGAACAGCAACATGGCCAATGCGCTAATCTAG
- the polr1e gene encoding DNA-directed RNA polymerase I subunit RPA49: MSLFRQMMKTEVLFLLPHKTTKMAASCSIVCCEEERDTDKAVIFRFSNGSVQNAEKLDFSMYRSADEVNPRKKTRRILVAESNRLSYVGQNFGTGALKCNSLCNYYVGVLNKKTKQMELHSAQFFNMQPVIPGEASATDDTDTTQTYKEKVESLIEAFGTNKQKKALTSRRLNKVDSNMLQEAVVKAASTVINEKGVEALQQEVADMEMQAALAPHLPPYNADADSPENVYPLDGLLSPMEFKALEEVGSKMAELTAEELQDMTESGGLLCVVKHLENLPSDEEARKKMACCAFYLSMLLKLSRQKNITRKFGTEEGCPRIVQSKILRTFTVETFNNHRVLNMVSTSMHAKLATHCLALLLHMGDMTADLTLLHRDMGLTEARMIEVAKSLGLTLPRSYRGKNIADGLHDNHKQASLILPLVKYEQFGERRNRRKMR; this comes from the exons ATGAGCCTATTCCGACAA atgaTGAAAACGGAAGTACTTTTCCTcttgccacacaaaacaacaaagaTGGCGGCCTCCTGTTCGATAGTGTGCTGCGAGGAAGAGCGAGACACGGATAAAGCAGTGATAT ttcgATTTTCCAATGGCAGCGTCCAAAATGCAGAGAAACTGGACTTCAGCATGTACAGGAGTGCCGATGAGGTTAACCCCCGGAAAAAAACTAGGCGGATACTG gtggctGAATCAAATAGGTTATCCTATGTTGGGCAAAATTTCGGTACTGGAGCCCTTAAATGCAACAGTCTTTGCAA TTATTATGTTGGAGTATTAAACAAGAAAACCAAGCAAATGGAACTACATAGTGCTCAGTTCTTCAACATGCAACCTGTTATACCAG GAGAAGCATCAGCGACGGATGATACAGACACAACACAGACTTACAAGGAAAAG GTTGAATCTCTGATTGAGGCGTTCGGTACCAACAAACAGAAGAAAGCTCTGACCTCTCGCAGACTGAACAAGGTGGACAGTAACATGCTGCAGGAGGCGGTCGTAAAGGCTGCCAGCACTGTCATTAATGAGAAGGGTGTGGAAG CTCTGCAACAGGAAGTTGCCGACATGGAGATGCAGGCAGCTTTGGCTCCCCACCTTCCTCCATATAACGCAGATGCAGACTCACCTGAGAACGTTTACCCATTGGACGGAC TCCTCAGTCCGATGGAATTCAAGGCTCTGGAAGAGGTTGGATCCAAGATGGCTGAACTCACTGCTGAAGAGCTGCAGGATATGACAGAGAGCGGAGG GCTTCTGTGCGTCGTGAAGCACCTTGAGAACCTGCCCAGTGACGAAGAAGCCAGAAAGAAGATGGCATGCTGTGCTTTTTACCTTTCCATGCTTCTCAAACTGTCACGGCAGAAAAATATCACCCGCAAGT TTGGCACGGAAGAAGGCTGCCCCCGCATTGTGCAAAGCAAAATTCTCAGGACTTTCACTGTGGAGACTTTCAACAATCACAG AGTCCTTAACATGGTGTCTACTTCAATGCATGCCAAATTAGCAACACACTGCCTGGCTCTGCTGCTCCATATGGGTGACATGACTGCTGACCTCACGTTATTGCATCGGGACATGGGGTTAACCGAGGCCAG GATGATCGAAGTTGCAAAGTCACTAGGGCTGACCTTGCCAAGGTCATACCGTGGTAAGAACATTGCGGATGGCCTTCATGACAACCACAAGCAGGCTTCCCTCATCCTTCCACTTGTCAAATATGAACAATTTGGGGAGAGAAGGAATCGCAGGAAGATGCGTTAG
- the fbxo10 gene encoding F-box only protein 10 — protein MEVGSLPVELWRVILAYLPLADLGRCCQVCRAWRELVLSLDNTRWRQLCLCCPEFRHPNWPSKPHLEPPSWREALKQHALATRTWTQNEPEHQSTACLLLFRRRKDRKVWHVGPGFEFETLRGALSVAGPYDRLVLHPGVYEEQAEVALKVPVELVGLGTLGQVTLLVCMEQQCPTARFCNLVFMPPWFSTVVYKTSWGHVQLDNCNFEGAQLQVRGPGTCQARFCSFSKGSSVHLLSVAFSLLDSCDFSGSDTASVTVEGSPVSEKNWACKYMAALARNLSSCGNNNSSPYRGISTGRPSSDATVKKEHTVWEDWKRENGPEADDQGTVIEDGWSDGEDGENKEAGMTKNKFPPEYKIPCDNHGLAYLLQPLADGSLPSASSPNPPRTTPEPLTLQQELERDPDAQMFASSTLGCLVRRCLFRDGKGGVHMSNYGQARLEGNIFRCLNYAVRCIQNSIIVMLRNEVCECRASGVFMRLSAQGLIAENDIHSNGEAGLDIRKGANPIIVCNRIHSGFRSGVVVLGNGKGSLRSNQIYNNKEAGVYILFSGNPVVCGNHIFQGQAAGIAVNENGRGMVTENVIKENRWGGVDIRRGGDPILRNNFICHGYSDGIVVGERGRGLIEGNHVYCNKSCGVWVMSSSLPQLLGNYITHNWLYGVAVFCRKDPENIEAREGNWLAPDDSGDRRGVVEEDGREEQENLHEEGELFAWESDLDSEDERHAARRSISVALVESNCVSFNGAVGLFIKTSEPLNIYANLVNQNDGDGVSVLQSSHLTRLVANCILANGRAGVTVKKDSRAELRSNGIYENKGHGVNFTGSGQMVENDLVGNWNYGIQVSGSGDVKVLRNRIQPTLDCGISVLGPVKAVVTDNQLFQGHPYGKKSLLYLDPGNESCVLRNNSISSHNSSCTSVPPWVLENPPPRPPASSPSGLSSSQYPSRLAISMTNRISATVESGCHSGSMFCSIL, from the exons ATGGAGGTGGGCAGCCTCCCAGTGGAGCTGTGGAGGGTTATTTTAGCCTACCTGCCTCTCGCTGACCTGGGCCGCTGCTGCCAGGTGTGTCGCGCCTGGAGGGAGCTGGTCCTCTCTCTTGATAACACCCGATGGAGGCAGCTGTGCCTCTGCTGCCCCGAGTTCCGACACCCCAACTGGCCCAGTAAGCCTCACCTTGAGCCCCCGTCGTGGAGGGAAGCCCTGAAGCAACACGCCTTGGCCACCCGTACCTGGACTCAAAATGAACCCGAGCACCAATCCACCGCCTGCCTCCTTTTATTCAGGCGCCGGAAAGACCGCAAGGTTTGGCATGTGGGGCCCGGGTTTGAGTTTGAGACCTTGCGAGGAGCTCTTAGCGTGGCTGGGCCTTATGACCGATTGGTTCTCCATCCGGGAGTGTATGAAGAGCAGGCTGAGGTGGCCCTCAAGGTGCCTGTGGAGTTGGTTGGGCTTGGCACACTGGGCCAGGTGACCCTCTTGGTGTGCATGGAGCAGCAGTGCCCTACTGCCAGGTTTTGTAATCTGGTTTTCATGCCACCGTGGTTCTCCACAGTGGTCTACAAG ACATCATGGGGTCATGTCCAACTGGATAACTGCAACTTTGAAGGGGCTCAGCTGCAAGTCCGCGGGCCCGGGACTTGCCAGGCACGCTTTTGCTCCTTCTCGAAGGGCAGCTCTGTACATTTGCTCAGTGTTGCCTTCAGCTTACTGGACAGCTGTGACTTTTCCGGGAGCGATACTGCTTCCGTAACCGTGGAAGGTTCACCTGTGTCCGAGAAGAACTGGGCTTGTAAATATATGGCTGCCCTGGCCAGGAATTTGTCATCGTGTGGGAACAATAATAGCAGCCCCTACAGAGGGATTTCCACTGGCAGACCCAGTTCTGATGCTACTGTTAAAAAGGAGCACACCGTTTGGGAGGACTGGAAGcgggaaaatggaccagaagcAGATGATCAGGGCACAGTGATTGAAGATGGATGGAGTGATGGTGAGGATGGTGAGAACAAAGAGGCAGGAATGACCAAAAACAAATTTCCACCAGAATATAAAATCCCATGTGACAACCATGGACTGGCCTACTTACTGCAGCCCCTTGCAGATGGCTCTTTGCCATCCGCCTCCTCCCCAAATCCCCCACGCACGACTCCGGAACCACTCACCCTTCAGCAGGAACTAGAAAGAGACCCAGATGCTCAGATGTTTGCATCGTCCACTCTGGGCTGTCTCGTCCGGCGTTGTCTCTTCAGGGACGGGAAGGGAGGTGTCCATATGTCGAATTACGGACAAGCTCGACTGGAGGGCAACATTTTCCGCTGTCTGAACTACGCCGTCAGATGCATCCAGAACTCCATA ATAGTGATGCTGCGAAACGAAGTGTGCGAGTGCAGAGCATCAGGCGTGTTTATGCGGCTGTCGGCTCAGGGCCTCATCGCCGAAAATGACATCCACTCAAACGGGGAGGCGGGGTTGGACATCAGGAAAGGAGCAAACCCCATCATTGTG TGTAACAGAATACACAGTGGCTTCCGCTCAGGGGTTGTTGTGCTTGGCAATGGAAAGGGCTCACTTCGGAGCAACCAAATCTATAACAACAAAGAAGCAGGCGTGTATATACTCTTCAGTGGGAACCCGGTCGTCTG TGGGAACCACATCTTCCAAGGGCAGGCAGCAGGGATTGCTGTAAATGAGAATGGCAGAGGGATGGTAACGG AGAATGTCATCAAGGAAAATCGGTGGGGAGGTGTGGATATCCGCAGAGGGGGTGACCCAATCCTGAGGAATAACTTCATCTGTCATGGATACTCTGATGGCATTGTGGTGGGAGAGCGGGGCCGGGGACTCATTGAAGGAAATCATGTCTACT GCAACAAAAGTTGTGGTGTGTGGGTCATGTCATCCAGCCTCCCCCAGCTCCTCGGAAACTACATCACCCATAACTGGTTGTACGGCGTAGCCGTGTTCTGCAGGAAGGACCCAGAGAACATCGAAGCCAGGGAGGGGAACTGGCTAGCGCCCGACGACAGCGGTGATAGGAGGGGCGTGGTGGAAGAAGATGGGAGGGAAGAGCAAGAAAACTTACATGAGGAGGGAGAACTCTTTGCATGGGAGAGCGACCTGGACAGTGAGGATGAACGCCACGCAGCGCGCCGCTCCATCAGTGTGGCGCTGGTGGAGAGCAATTGCGTGAGCTTCAATGGAG CTGTAGGCCTTTTCATTAAAACCAGCGAGCCACTGAACATTTACGCCAACCTCGTCAACCAAAACGATGGCGATGGCGTTTCCGTGCTACAGAGCAGTCATCTGACCCGCCTGGTTGCAAACTGCATTCTTGCAAATGGTCGAGCGGGTGTTACCGTGAAGAAAGACTCCCGTGCGGAGCTTCGCAGTAACGGTATATATGAAAACAAAGGCCACGGCGTCAATTTCACCGGGTCCGGACAGATGGTAGAGAACGACTTGGTTGGAAACTGGAACTACGGGATCCAAGTGTCTGGAAGTGGTGATGTCAAG GTGCTCCGCAACCGCATCCAACCAACCCTGGATTGTGGCATCTCAGTACTGGGACCAGTAAAAGCGGTGGTCACCGATAACCAGCTGTTCCAAGGCCACCCATATGGCAAGAAAAGCCTTTTATACTTGGACCCTGGCAACGAGAGCTGTGTGTTACGCAACAACAGTATTTCAAGCCATAATAGCAG ctgtACATCTGTCCCTCCTTGGGTACTGGAAAACCCTCCCCCTCGTCCACCGGCCAGCTCACCTTCAGGCCTCTCCTCCTCCCAGTACCCTTCACGACTGGCAATCTCCATGACGAATAGGATCAGCGCCACTGTGGAGAGCGGTTGCCACAGTGGCAGCATGTTCTGCTCTATCCTGTGA
- the cxcl8a gene encoding interleukin-8 gives MNKVILSTLVVLLAAVAFSEGRTLRSLGVELHCRCFETESRPIGRRIEKVELIPANSHCGVPEIIATIKKTGDEVCLNPEAHWVKKIIERILNNKRR, from the exons ATGAACAAAGTGATCCTTAGTACTTTGGTGGTCCTTCTGGCTGCTGTGGCTTTCAGCGAAG GCAGGACTCTGAGAAGTTTGGGAGTCGAGCTGCACTGCCGCTGCTTCGAGACAGAGAGCAGACCCATCGGCCGCCGCATCGAGAAAGTGGAGCTGATTCCTGCCAACTCTCACTGCGGGGTGCCCGAGATCAT TGCTACGATTAAAAAGACTGGAGACGAGGTGTGCCTTAACCCTGAGGCTCACTGGGTGAAGAAAATCATTGAGAGGATCCTTAACAA CAAAAGACGCTGA